A stretch of Bordetella genomosp. 13 DNA encodes these proteins:
- a CDS encoding cyclic peptide export ABC transporter, producing MLATLIRQSRALLMLAVCVSLLGGASNVTLIALVNSALAAEGAARVALALPFAAAVACAIGAHVAAGMLFQRLSQQAQANLRIGLSRKVLGASYRQFETVGTARVQSALTDHSATLANLFVALPGLVSNTVVVLGCLAYLSVLSWPVFLGALAAIVLGALGYHLGHMRALGHLERAAGEQDRLFEHFGAMAGGAKELKLSRGKSRAFAGRLLEPTIERLRRARTRGMSIFVAAASWGNLLIYALIGVLLFLVFAEPGHPQRITTGFVLVILFMVTPLEVLLKNLPLVNLARVSARRIDDLMASLPQEPVAAQDRVLPMPRTLTLEGVTHRYYHEQSDDMFTLGPIDLTLRPGEITYLVGGNGSGKTTLAKLLVGLYEPESGRILLDGVPVPPDARADYRQLFATVFSDFYLFESLLGADSAEHDARGNALLGRLHLQHKVRMRDGAFSTRALSQGQRKRLALVEAYLDERPFLVFDEWAADQDPAFKEVFYREVLPELRRLGKGVLVITHDDRYFPLADRMLRMESGQLHEETMPRREYSAA from the coding sequence ATGCTAGCCACTCTGATCCGTCAATCGCGCGCGCTGCTGATGCTGGCGGTGTGCGTCAGCCTGCTGGGCGGAGCGAGCAACGTCACGCTGATCGCGCTGGTGAACTCGGCCCTCGCGGCCGAAGGGGCCGCGCGCGTCGCCTTGGCCTTGCCGTTCGCCGCCGCCGTGGCATGCGCCATCGGCGCGCACGTGGCGGCGGGCATGCTGTTCCAGCGTCTCAGCCAGCAGGCGCAGGCGAACCTGCGCATCGGCCTGTCGCGCAAGGTGCTGGGGGCTTCATACCGGCAGTTCGAGACCGTCGGCACGGCCCGCGTGCAAAGCGCGCTGACCGATCACAGCGCCACGCTGGCCAATCTGTTCGTGGCGCTGCCCGGGCTGGTCAGCAACACCGTCGTGGTGCTGGGCTGCCTGGCCTATCTGTCGGTGCTGTCGTGGCCGGTATTCCTGGGCGCGCTGGCCGCCATCGTGCTGGGCGCGCTGGGCTACCACCTGGGCCACATGCGGGCGCTGGGCCATCTCGAGCGGGCCGCCGGCGAACAGGACCGCTTGTTCGAACACTTCGGCGCCATGGCAGGCGGCGCCAAGGAACTGAAGCTCAGCCGCGGCAAGTCGCGCGCGTTCGCGGGACGCCTGCTCGAGCCCACCATCGAGCGCCTGCGCCGGGCGCGCACGCGCGGCATGTCGATCTTCGTCGCCGCCGCGAGCTGGGGCAACCTGTTGATCTACGCTCTGATCGGGGTGCTGCTGTTCCTGGTGTTCGCCGAGCCGGGCCATCCGCAGCGCATCACGACGGGTTTCGTGCTGGTCATCCTGTTCATGGTGACGCCCTTGGAAGTGCTGCTGAAGAACCTGCCGCTGGTGAACCTGGCCCGCGTATCGGCACGCCGCATCGACGACCTGATGGCCAGCCTGCCGCAGGAACCGGTGGCCGCGCAGGACCGCGTGCTGCCCATGCCGCGCACGCTGACCCTCGAGGGCGTGACGCACCGCTATTACCACGAGCAGAGCGACGATATGTTCACCCTGGGGCCCATCGACCTGACGCTGCGCCCGGGCGAGATCACGTATCTGGTGGGCGGCAACGGCAGCGGCAAGACCACCTTGGCCAAGCTGCTGGTCGGCCTGTACGAGCCCGAGTCGGGCCGGATCCTGCTGGACGGCGTGCCCGTGCCGCCCGACGCGCGCGCCGACTATCGCCAGCTCTTCGCCACGGTGTTCTCCGACTTCTACCTGTTCGAAAGCCTGCTGGGCGCGGATTCGGCCGAGCACGACGCGCGCGGCAACGCCCTGCTGGGCCGGCTGCATTTGCAGCACAAGGTGCGCATGCGGGACGGGGCGTTCAGCACGCGCGCGCTGTCGCAGGGACAGCGCAAGCGGCTGGCCCTGGTAGAGGCCTATCTGGACGAGCGCCCATTCCTGGTGTTCGACGAATGGGCGGCCGATCAGGACCCGGCGTTCAAGGAGGTGTTCTACCGCGAGGTCCTGCCCGAGCTGCGCCGCCTGGGCAAGGGCGTCCTGGTGATCACGCACGACGATCGCTACTTCCCCCTGGCCGACCGCATGCTGCGCATGGAAAGCGGCCAGCTGCACGAAGAGACCATGCCGCGCCGCGAGTACAGCGCCGCCTGA
- a CDS encoding DUF3325 family protein — MLEAFGLALLLGYLAFALMACAMARHRDDIAGCELPEPTAAAGQSLRLAAGVLLLAALCAAISLAGPAFGALLWAMDISLAAMLVAFTLTWRPGWLAPLLRWVMRRSG, encoded by the coding sequence ATGCTTGAAGCCTTCGGCCTCGCGCTGCTGCTGGGCTATCTGGCTTTCGCGCTGATGGCTTGCGCCATGGCGCGCCATCGGGACGATATCGCGGGCTGCGAACTGCCGGAACCAACGGCCGCGGCCGGGCAGAGCCTGCGCCTGGCGGCCGGCGTGTTGTTGCTGGCCGCCCTGTGTGCCGCGATATCTTTGGCGGGCCCGGCATTCGGCGCGCTGCTCTGGGCAATGGACATCAGCCTGGCCGCCATGCTCGTGGCCTTTACGCTGACCTGGCGCCCGGGCTGGCTGGCGCCCTTGCTGCGCTGGGTGATGCGGCGATCAGGGTAG
- a CDS encoding iron uptake protein, producing the protein MKTKTIPDGRMVAGGRGVLWARAVVVIVFAYGFAWGVCALGAVLLARAGMARSEAVMVFAMAGFLVYLVAALWAIATRRLLRTALVLGGGGLLLTLLARVLAQHAGAA; encoded by the coding sequence GTGAAAACAAAAACCATTCCTGATGGCCGCATGGTGGCCGGCGGGCGCGGCGTCCTGTGGGCGCGCGCGGTCGTGGTCATCGTGTTCGCCTATGGATTTGCCTGGGGCGTCTGCGCGCTGGGCGCGGTATTGCTGGCTCGCGCCGGCATGGCGCGCAGCGAGGCCGTGATGGTGTTCGCCATGGCGGGCTTCCTCGTGTACCTGGTGGCCGCGCTGTGGGCCATCGCCACGCGCAGGCTGCTGCGCACGGCACTTGTCCTGGGCGGCGGCGGCCTGCTGCTGACCCTGCTGGCACGCGTGCTGGCGCAGCATGCCGGAGCCGCCTGA
- a CDS encoding PepSY-associated TM helix domain-containing protein: protein MRWSLRDSMQWAHTWGGVATGLLLMVAFLMGSIAVFDRELDRWMMPDTRLPAPTHAVSLDRVVAPLVQQAAPPGGQVLQWLADLPDARDPSLALAIDGRPFGRVLRLADPHTGTLLPDPGTLGATRFFYPLHYNLHLRAADLGAWLIGFAGMVMLACIVSGVIIHARLFKDFFTFRPGKNLQRSVLDLHNVMGVLALPFHFVITFSGLVIFFLIYLPSAIQALYPEGPNTFYTQWLSRYDRPPAMKPAPLSSLDAMVAEAQRVWGGGQAASVRVRYPGDANAYVEIRRSVQDGIGRGFEPVYFDGPSGAVLQTAPAMPVTSVQRFMVELHSVTFDSDVLRWLYFLGGLAGCVLIATGMLYWVEKRRARHAQQGRLGAALVAGVACAAITGLILATLAMLLANRALPPHMAARQWIEVLVFCGAWLLAALHGIVGALRRRDGSAPWRMQCATIAALALACVVGNALSTGDHLVRTVARGDWAVAGTDFVLLATAAVAAWAARRLALRERAYRSVGEARHA from the coding sequence ATGCGCTGGAGCCTGCGCGACTCCATGCAGTGGGCCCACACCTGGGGCGGGGTGGCCACCGGCCTGCTGCTGATGGTGGCCTTCCTGATGGGTTCGATCGCGGTGTTCGACCGCGAGCTGGACCGCTGGATGATGCCGGACACCCGCTTGCCCGCACCCACCCACGCGGTGTCGCTGGACCGCGTGGTGGCGCCGCTGGTGCAGCAGGCCGCGCCGCCCGGCGGCCAGGTGCTGCAATGGCTGGCCGACCTGCCCGACGCCAGGGATCCTTCGCTGGCGCTGGCCATTGACGGCCGCCCATTCGGCCGCGTGCTGCGCCTGGCCGACCCGCACACCGGCACGCTGCTGCCCGATCCCGGCACGTTGGGCGCCACCCGGTTCTTCTACCCGCTGCACTACAACCTGCACCTGCGAGCGGCCGACCTGGGCGCATGGCTGATCGGCTTCGCCGGCATGGTGATGCTGGCCTGCATCGTTTCGGGCGTCATCATCCATGCGCGGCTGTTCAAGGACTTCTTCACGTTCCGGCCGGGCAAGAACCTGCAGCGCAGCGTGCTGGACCTGCACAACGTGATGGGCGTGCTGGCGCTGCCGTTCCACTTCGTCATCACCTTCTCGGGGCTGGTGATCTTCTTCCTCATCTATCTGCCGTCCGCGATCCAGGCGCTGTATCCCGAGGGACCCAACACCTTCTATACCCAATGGCTTTCCCGCTACGACCGGCCTCCCGCGATGAAGCCCGCGCCGCTGTCCTCGCTGGACGCCATGGTGGCCGAGGCCCAGCGCGTGTGGGGCGGTGGGCAGGCCGCGTCCGTGCGCGTGCGCTACCCGGGCGATGCCAATGCCTACGTCGAGATCCGCCGGTCGGTGCAGGACGGCATCGGGCGCGGCTTCGAGCCCGTGTACTTCGACGGGCCCAGCGGCGCGGTGCTGCAGACCGCGCCTGCGATGCCGGTCACGTCCGTGCAGCGGTTCATGGTGGAACTGCATTCGGTCACCTTCGACAGCGACGTGCTGCGCTGGCTGTACTTCCTGGGCGGCCTGGCGGGCTGTGTGCTGATCGCCACCGGCATGCTGTACTGGGTCGAGAAGCGCCGCGCCAGGCACGCCCAGCAGGGCAGGCTCGGCGCCGCGCTGGTGGCCGGCGTGGCCTGCGCCGCCATCACCGGATTGATACTGGCCACGTTGGCGATGCTGCTGGCCAATCGCGCCTTGCCGCCTCACATGGCGGCGAGGCAGTGGATCGAAGTGCTGGTCTTCTGCGGCGCCTGGCTGCTGGCGGCGCTGCACGGCATCGTGGGCGCCTTGCGCCGGCGCGACGGGTCGGCTCCGTGGCGCATGCAGTGCGCGACGATCGCCGCGCTGGCCCTGGCCTGCGTCGTCGGCAATGCCCTGTCCACGGGGGACCATCTGGTGCGCACCGTCGCGCGCGGCGACTGGGCCGTGGCCGGCACCGACTTCGTGCTGCTGGCGACCGCGGCCGTGGCGGCATGGGCGGCCCGGCGTCTCGCGCTGCGTGAACGCGCCTACCGCAGCGTCGGCGAGGCGCGCCATGCTTGA